Proteins encoded by one window of Salvia splendens isolate huo1 chromosome 5, SspV2, whole genome shotgun sequence:
- the LOC121804534 gene encoding G-type lectin S-receptor-like serine/threonine-protein kinase SD1-1 isoform X2 has translation MRVLGWLQTQVPDKLGLYWSDGCTRIRPLSCMNGDGFLELKGVKYLDILQFYLNTSMSMSMSIGQCRDVCLRKCNCTAYAQPYIDNGGRGCLMWFGDLIDIRVLPGADKNQNIYIRLPVSELESIRKSDNKKRRHAKLIAVSVAVGILISILTCGAIVIVRRQRRRGRKNEDLELPLFSFATIAAATDNFSEESRIEGGGFGPVHKGKLSAGEEIAVKRLSGTSRQGLEEFKNEVILFAKLQHTNLVRLLGCCIKEEERMLIYEYLQNRSLDYLLFDHSRKTELTWPNRYNIILGIARGLVYLHRDSRLKIIHRDLKTSNVLLDENLNAKISDFGLARTLEATSLWPELEELSGHKYAIDGIFSVKSDVYSFGVMILEIVGGKMNRGFNHHDHDHILLGHL, from the exons ATGCGGGTGCTTGGATGGCTTCAAACCCAAGTTCCAGACAAACTGGGACTTTACTGGTCCGACGGATGCACTAGGATTAGGCCGTTGAGTTGCATGAATGGAGATGGTTTTCTAGAGCTCAAGGGGGTGAAATATCTGGATATACTACAGTTTTATTTAAACACGAGCATGAGCATGAGCATGAGCATCGGGCAGTGCAGAGATGTGTGCTTAAGAAAATGCAACTGCACAGCATATGCACAGCCATACATAGATAACGGAGGCAGAGGCTGCTTGATGTGGTTCGGGGATCTTATCGACATTAGAGTGCTTCCGGGTGCAGATAAAAATCAGAATATCTACATTCGCCTGCCGGTTTCTGAACTAG AATCAATCCGTAAGTCAGACAACAAGAAGAGGAGGCATGCAAAGTTAATAGCAGTATCGGTTGCTGTGGGAATTCTGATATCTATCTTAACCTGTGGAGCTATAGTTATAGTGAGACGACAGAGGAGAAGAG GAAGAAAAAATGAGGATTTAGAGTTACCTCTATTCAGTTTCGCGACAATAGCTGCTGCAACAGACAACTTCTCCGAGGAAAGCAGGATCGAAGGAGGAGGTTTTGGCCCTGTTCACAAG GGAAAATTATCAGCGGGCGAAGAAATAGCAGTCAAGAGGCTGTCGGGAACGTCAAGACAAGGTCTCGAAGAGTTCAAGAACGAGGTTATTCTGTTTGCTAAACTACAGCATACCAACCTAGTCAGACTTTTGGGATGTTGCattaaagaagaagaaaggatgCTGATCTACGAGTACCTGCAGAATAGAAGCCTCGATTATCTCCTTTTCG ATCATAGCAGGAAAACAGAGCTCACGTGGCCTAATCGGTACAACATTATTCTGGGAATCGCGCGCGGACTAGTCTATCTCCACCGCGATTCCAGATTAAAGATAATCCACAGAGATCTCAAAACGAGCAATGTTTTACTGGACGAAAATCTGAATGCGAAGATTTCAGATTTTGGCCTAGCAAGGACTTTAGAAGCGACCAGTTTATGGCCAGAACTAGAAGAGTTGTCGGGACATA AATATGCAATTGACGGGATATTTTCAGTGAAGTCGGACGTCTATAGCTTTGGAGTCATGATACTGGAGATAGTTGGGGGGAAAATGAACAGAGGATTTAACCATCACGACCATGATCATATTCTTTTGGGACATTTATGA
- the LOC121802255 gene encoding ethylene-responsive transcription factor ERF054-like, with protein MDSCKGKSKKMIGMDWERDEAQNLEGQIYCPAFDQASFSNRPFKKVRSPDRRHNSSSSASPPLLPPMTSPPPYFPFSLENQPPPETTPLFRPQQQQMISFTPHHHQQNTAFPLYFAGEAASMQQQQQMLLQYWSDSLNLSPRGHMIMMSRLGQHGSTALFRPPGMPLSATKLYRGVRQRHWGKWVAEIRLPRNRTRLWLGTFGTAEEAALAYDREAFKLRGENARLNFPDLFIGKAAAPQPIATDDSSSSIAPPSLTVPAAAALAVTNEEEEPPPSAEEAEDGDNAGSASHSSELVWGGMAEKEWFESIPAGWGPGSAVWDNLDSNNNLMLPPNLVPFEKQDSENHCDAHKQDNRDSSSSTSSSAVRPFFWK; from the coding sequence ATGGATTCATGTAAAGGAAAATCAAAGAAGATGATTGGAATGGATTGGGAGAGAGACGAAGCTCAGAATCTGGAGGGACAAATATATTGCCCTGCTTTCGACCAAGCTTCCTTTTCAAACCGCCCTTTCAAGAAAGTCCGGAGCCCCGACCGCCGCCACAACTCCTCGTCATCTGCTTCGCCGCCGCTTCTACCGCCAATGACGTCTCCGCCTCCGTATTTCCCCTTCTCGCTGGAGAATCAACCGCCGCCGGAGACGACCCCATTGTTCCGGCCGCAGCAGCAGCAGATGATCTCATTCACGCCGCACCACCACCAGCAAAATACGGCGTTCCCGCTTTATTTTGCTGGGGAGGCGGCGTCtatgcagcagcagcagcagatgCTGCTGCAGTACTGGAGCGACTCCCTCAATTTGAGCCCAAGGGGGCACATGATAATGATGAGCCGCCTCGGGCAGCACGGGAGCACGGCGCTCTTCCGCCCTCCCGGGATGCCCCTGTCGGCGACGAAGCTCTACCGGGGCGTGCGGCAGCGCCACTGGGGGAAGTGGGTGGCCGAGATCCGCCTCCCCCGCAACCGCACGCGCCTCTGGCTCGGCACGTTCGGCACGGCCGAGGAAGCCGCCCTCGCCTACGACCGCGAAGCATTCAAGCTCCGCGGCGAGAACGCGAGGCTCAACTTTCCCGACCTTTTCATCGGGAAAGCGGCGGCACCTCAGCCGATAGCGACGGACGATTCCTCTTCGTCCATTGCTCCTCCATCACTGACAGTGCCAGCTGCTGCAGCATTGGCAGTGACAAATGAAGAGGAGGAGCCCCCGCCTTCTGCTGAGGAAGCGGAAGACGGAGACAATGCCGGTAGCGCATCGCATTCGTCGGAGCTGGTGTGGGGCGGCATGGCGGAAAAAGAGTGGTTCGAGTCGATTCCGGCGGGGTGGGGCCCAGGAAGCGCGGTGTGGGACAATTTGgattcaaataataatttgatgCTTCCTCCAAATCTTGTTCCATTTGAGAAACAAGACTCTGAAAATCATTGTGATGCACACAAACAAGACAACAGAGATTCATCATCTTCTACTTCTTCTTCTGCTGTTAGGCCCTTCTTCTGGAaataa
- the LOC121804534 gene encoding G-type lectin S-receptor-like serine/threonine-protein kinase SD1-1 isoform X3 yields the protein MRVLGWLQTQVPDKLGLYWSDGCTRIRPLSCMNGDGFLELKGVKYLDILQFYLNTSMSMSMSIGQCRDVCLRKCNCTAYAQPYIDNGGRGCLMWFGDLIDIRVLPGADKNQNIYIRLPVSELESIRKSDNKKRRHAKLIAVSVAVGILISILTCGAIVIVRRQRRRGRKNEDLELPLFSFATIAAATDNFSEESRIEGGGFGPVHKGKLSAGEEIAVKRLSGTSRQGLEEFKNEVILFAKLQHTNLVRLLGCCIKEEERMLIYEYLQNRSLDYLLFDHSRKTELTWPNRYNIILGIARGLVYLHRDSRLKIIHRDLKTSNVLLDENLNAKISDFGLARTLEATSLWPELEELSGHMKSDVYSFGVMILEIVGGKMNRGFNHHDHDHILLGHL from the exons ATGCGGGTGCTTGGATGGCTTCAAACCCAAGTTCCAGACAAACTGGGACTTTACTGGTCCGACGGATGCACTAGGATTAGGCCGTTGAGTTGCATGAATGGAGATGGTTTTCTAGAGCTCAAGGGGGTGAAATATCTGGATATACTACAGTTTTATTTAAACACGAGCATGAGCATGAGCATGAGCATCGGGCAGTGCAGAGATGTGTGCTTAAGAAAATGCAACTGCACAGCATATGCACAGCCATACATAGATAACGGAGGCAGAGGCTGCTTGATGTGGTTCGGGGATCTTATCGACATTAGAGTGCTTCCGGGTGCAGATAAAAATCAGAATATCTACATTCGCCTGCCGGTTTCTGAACTAG AATCAATCCGTAAGTCAGACAACAAGAAGAGGAGGCATGCAAAGTTAATAGCAGTATCGGTTGCTGTGGGAATTCTGATATCTATCTTAACCTGTGGAGCTATAGTTATAGTGAGACGACAGAGGAGAAGAG GAAGAAAAAATGAGGATTTAGAGTTACCTCTATTCAGTTTCGCGACAATAGCTGCTGCAACAGACAACTTCTCCGAGGAAAGCAGGATCGAAGGAGGAGGTTTTGGCCCTGTTCACAAG GGAAAATTATCAGCGGGCGAAGAAATAGCAGTCAAGAGGCTGTCGGGAACGTCAAGACAAGGTCTCGAAGAGTTCAAGAACGAGGTTATTCTGTTTGCTAAACTACAGCATACCAACCTAGTCAGACTTTTGGGATGTTGCattaaagaagaagaaaggatgCTGATCTACGAGTACCTGCAGAATAGAAGCCTCGATTATCTCCTTTTCG ATCATAGCAGGAAAACAGAGCTCACGTGGCCTAATCGGTACAACATTATTCTGGGAATCGCGCGCGGACTAGTCTATCTCCACCGCGATTCCAGATTAAAGATAATCCACAGAGATCTCAAAACGAGCAATGTTTTACTGGACGAAAATCTGAATGCGAAGATTTCAGATTTTGGCCTAGCAAGGACTTTAGAAGCGACCAGTTTATGGCCAGAACTAGAAGAGTTGTCGGGACATA TGAAGTCGGACGTCTATAGCTTTGGAGTCATGATACTGGAGATAGTTGGGGGGAAAATGAACAGAGGATTTAACCATCACGACCATGATCATATTCTTTTGGGACATTTATGA
- the LOC121804534 gene encoding G-type lectin S-receptor-like serine/threonine-protein kinase At4g27290 isoform X4, with translation MRVLGWLQTQVPDKLGLYWSDGCTRIRPLSCMNGDGFLELKGVKYLDILQFYLNTSMSMSMSIGQCRDVCLRKCNCTAYAQPYIDNGGRGCLMWFGDLIDIRVLPGADKNQNIYIRLPVSELESIRKSDNKKRRHAKLIAVSVAVGILISILTCGAIVIVRRQRRRGRKNEDLELPLFSFATIAAATDNFSEESRIEGGGFGPVHKGKLSAGEEIAVKRLSGTSRQGLEEFKNEVILFAKLQHTNLVRLLGCCIKEEERMLIYEYLQNRSLDYLLFDHSRKTELTWPNRYNIILGIARGLVYLHRDSRLKIIHRDLKTSNVLLDENLNAKISDFGLARTLEATSLWPELEELSGHSMVAVERLQSARIDG, from the exons ATGCGGGTGCTTGGATGGCTTCAAACCCAAGTTCCAGACAAACTGGGACTTTACTGGTCCGACGGATGCACTAGGATTAGGCCGTTGAGTTGCATGAATGGAGATGGTTTTCTAGAGCTCAAGGGGGTGAAATATCTGGATATACTACAGTTTTATTTAAACACGAGCATGAGCATGAGCATGAGCATCGGGCAGTGCAGAGATGTGTGCTTAAGAAAATGCAACTGCACAGCATATGCACAGCCATACATAGATAACGGAGGCAGAGGCTGCTTGATGTGGTTCGGGGATCTTATCGACATTAGAGTGCTTCCGGGTGCAGATAAAAATCAGAATATCTACATTCGCCTGCCGGTTTCTGAACTAG AATCAATCCGTAAGTCAGACAACAAGAAGAGGAGGCATGCAAAGTTAATAGCAGTATCGGTTGCTGTGGGAATTCTGATATCTATCTTAACCTGTGGAGCTATAGTTATAGTGAGACGACAGAGGAGAAGAG GAAGAAAAAATGAGGATTTAGAGTTACCTCTATTCAGTTTCGCGACAATAGCTGCTGCAACAGACAACTTCTCCGAGGAAAGCAGGATCGAAGGAGGAGGTTTTGGCCCTGTTCACAAG GGAAAATTATCAGCGGGCGAAGAAATAGCAGTCAAGAGGCTGTCGGGAACGTCAAGACAAGGTCTCGAAGAGTTCAAGAACGAGGTTATTCTGTTTGCTAAACTACAGCATACCAACCTAGTCAGACTTTTGGGATGTTGCattaaagaagaagaaaggatgCTGATCTACGAGTACCTGCAGAATAGAAGCCTCGATTATCTCCTTTTCG ATCATAGCAGGAAAACAGAGCTCACGTGGCCTAATCGGTACAACATTATTCTGGGAATCGCGCGCGGACTAGTCTATCTCCACCGCGATTCCAGATTAAAGATAATCCACAGAGATCTCAAAACGAGCAATGTTTTACTGGACGAAAATCTGAATGCGAAGATTTCAGATTTTGGCCTAGCAAGGACTTTAGAAGCGACCAGTTTATGGCCAGAACTAGAAGAGTTGTCGGGACATA GCATGGTTGCTGTGGAAAGATTGCAAAGTGCTAGAATTGATGGATGA
- the LOC121804801 gene encoding probable polyol transporter 4, which translates to MGLPKIQENGNMEVGLSLGANNEYRRMDGDSELRNGDDFGEDYDAAQHHRQMERSKTTRKYVFACSVFASLNSVLLGYDVGVMSGAILFIQEDLKITEVQQEVLIGILSVMSLLGSLGGGRTSDAIGRKWTMGLAAIVFQLGAVVMTIAPTFRVLMIGRILSGIGIGFGVMIAPVYIAEISPTVARGSLTSFPEIFINLGILLGYVSNYVFSGLPAHSNWRVMLAVGILPSIFIAFALCIIPESPRWLVLQNRVDEARSVLLKTNEHEAEVEERLAEIQLAAGHGSSGGGPEQKAVWRELLSPSPALARMLIAGFGIQSFQQITGIDATVYYSPKIFQAAGIRDKSKLLAATVAVGVTKTAFILIAIVLIDRVGRKPLLYVSTIGMTVCLFSVGVTLSFFGEGSFAVALAILGVCGNVAFFSVGIGPVCWVLTSEIFPLRVRAQASALGAVGNRLCSGFVAMSFLSVAHAITFGGTFFLFSAISAVSVAFVYKCIPETKGKSLEQIELLFEDRYELQESEVQLGDAERLVQK; encoded by the exons ATGGGCTTGCCTAAAATCCAAGAAAATGGGAATATGGAGGTGGGTTTGTCGTTGGGAGCCAACAACGAGTATAGAAGAATGGATGGTGATTCTGAGTTGAGAAACGGTGATGATTTTGGTGAGGATTATGATGCTGCACAGCATCACCGACAGATGGAGAGAAGTAAAACTACTAGGAAATATGTGTTTGCTTGCTCTGTTTTTGCCTCTCTCAACAGCGTGCTTCTTGGTTATG ATGTGGGAGTAATGAGCGGAGCAATCCTATTCATTCAAGAAGATTTGAAGATAACAGAGGTGCAGCAGGAGGTTCTCATCGGAATCCTAAGCGTCATGTCCCTTTTAGGCAGCCTAGGCGGTGGCCGGACCTCCGATGCCATTGGCAGGAAATGGACAATGGGACTGGCCGCCATCGTCTTCCAGCTCGGTGCAGTCGTGATGACCATCGCCCCGACGTTCCGAGTTCTGATGATTGGGAGGATCTTGAGCGGCATTGGGATCGGATTCGGGGTCATGATTGCGCCTGTCTACATCGCGGAGATATCCCCAACTGTCGCACGAGGCTCGCTCACCTCGTTCCCGGAGATCTTCATCAACTTAGGTATCCTCCTCGGATATGTCTCCAACTACGTGTTTTCCGGGCTTCCTGCTCATTCGAACTGGAGAGTGATGCTTGCTGTTGGGATTCTCCCATCAATCTTCATTGCGTTCGCGTTGTGCATCATCCCTGAGTCGCCTAGATGGCTCGTGCTGCAGAATCGGGTGGATGAAGCGCGGTCCGTGCTTCTGAAGACGAATGAGCACGAAGCAGAGGTCGAAGAGAGGCTTGCCGAGATCCAGCTAGCTGCTGGACACGGGAGCAGCGGTGGGGGCCCCGAGCAGAAGGCCGTGTGGCGAGAGCTGCTCAGCCCGTCCCCTGCTCTTGCGAGGATGCTCATTGCAGGTTTCGGGATCCAGTCGTTCCAGCAGATCACCGGCATTGACGCCACTGTCTATTACAGTCCAAAGATCTTTCAGGCTGCCGGGATCAGGGATAAGTCGAAGCTCCTCGCTGCGACCGTTGCAGTCGGAGTGACAAAGACTGCTTTCATACTCATAGCTATTGTGCTGATCGATAGGGTAGGGAGAAAGCCTCTGCTCTACGTGAGCACCATTGGCATGACCGTGTGTTTGTTTAGCGTCGGGGTAACGCTGTCGTTTTTCGGAGAAGGGTCATTCGCGGTGGCGCTGGCTATCCTAGGTGTCTGCGGCAACGTGGCCTTCTTCTCCGTCGGGATAGGCCCTGTTTGCTGGGTCCTCACGTCGGAGATCTTCCCGCTTCGAGTCCGTGCGCAGGCTTCGGCCCTCGGGGCAGTTGGGAACCGGCTCTGCAGCGGCTTCGTTGCCATGTCATTCCTCTCCGTGGCACACGCCATCACGTTTGGGGGGACGTTCTTCCTCTTCTCTGCGATATCTGCGGTCTCTGTGGCGTTCGTGTACAAGTGCATACCAGAGACGAAGGGGAAGTCGCTGGAGCAGATCGAGCTGCTGTTCGAGGACCGGTACGAGCTGCAGGAGAGCGAGGTTCAGCTCGGAGACGCTGAGCGTCTGGTGCAGAAGTAG
- the LOC121804534 gene encoding G-type lectin S-receptor-like serine/threonine-protein kinase SD1-1 isoform X1, whose translation MRVLGWLQTQVPDKLGLYWSDGCTRIRPLSCMNGDGFLELKGVKYLDILQFYLNTSMSMSMSIGQCRDVCLRKCNCTAYAQPYIDNGGRGCLMWFGDLIDIRVLPGADKNQNIYIRLPVSELESIRKSDNKKRRHAKLIAVSVAVGILISILTCGAIVIVRRQRRRGRKNEDLELPLFSFATIAAATDNFSEESRIEGGGFGPVHKGKLSAGEEIAVKRLSGTSRQGLEEFKNEVILFAKLQHTNLVRLLGCCIKEEERMLIYEYLQNRSLDYLLFDHSRKTELTWPNRYNIILGIARGLVYLHRDSRLKIIHRDLKTSNVLLDENLNAKISDFGLARTLEATSLWPELEELSGHSKLSYHSIHEITKSIISFPNTTTLFSGYMAPEYAIDGIFSVKSDVYSFGVMILEIVGGKMNRGFNHHDHDHILLGHL comes from the exons ATGCGGGTGCTTGGATGGCTTCAAACCCAAGTTCCAGACAAACTGGGACTTTACTGGTCCGACGGATGCACTAGGATTAGGCCGTTGAGTTGCATGAATGGAGATGGTTTTCTAGAGCTCAAGGGGGTGAAATATCTGGATATACTACAGTTTTATTTAAACACGAGCATGAGCATGAGCATGAGCATCGGGCAGTGCAGAGATGTGTGCTTAAGAAAATGCAACTGCACAGCATATGCACAGCCATACATAGATAACGGAGGCAGAGGCTGCTTGATGTGGTTCGGGGATCTTATCGACATTAGAGTGCTTCCGGGTGCAGATAAAAATCAGAATATCTACATTCGCCTGCCGGTTTCTGAACTAG AATCAATCCGTAAGTCAGACAACAAGAAGAGGAGGCATGCAAAGTTAATAGCAGTATCGGTTGCTGTGGGAATTCTGATATCTATCTTAACCTGTGGAGCTATAGTTATAGTGAGACGACAGAGGAGAAGAG GAAGAAAAAATGAGGATTTAGAGTTACCTCTATTCAGTTTCGCGACAATAGCTGCTGCAACAGACAACTTCTCCGAGGAAAGCAGGATCGAAGGAGGAGGTTTTGGCCCTGTTCACAAG GGAAAATTATCAGCGGGCGAAGAAATAGCAGTCAAGAGGCTGTCGGGAACGTCAAGACAAGGTCTCGAAGAGTTCAAGAACGAGGTTATTCTGTTTGCTAAACTACAGCATACCAACCTAGTCAGACTTTTGGGATGTTGCattaaagaagaagaaaggatgCTGATCTACGAGTACCTGCAGAATAGAAGCCTCGATTATCTCCTTTTCG ATCATAGCAGGAAAACAGAGCTCACGTGGCCTAATCGGTACAACATTATTCTGGGAATCGCGCGCGGACTAGTCTATCTCCACCGCGATTCCAGATTAAAGATAATCCACAGAGATCTCAAAACGAGCAATGTTTTACTGGACGAAAATCTGAATGCGAAGATTTCAGATTTTGGCCTAGCAAGGACTTTAGAAGCGACCAGTTTATGGCCAGAACTAGAAGAGTTGTCGGGACATAGTAAGCTCTCTTATCATTCTATTCATGAAATCACGAAATCAATTATCTCATTTCCCAACACGACAACTTTGTTTAGTGGCTACATGGCACCAGAATATGCAATTGACGGGATATTTTCAGTGAAGTCGGACGTCTATAGCTTTGGAGTCATGATACTGGAGATAGTTGGGGGGAAAATGAACAGAGGATTTAACCATCACGACCATGATCATATTCTTTTGGGACATTTATGA
- the LOC121803724 gene encoding G-type lectin S-receptor-like serine/threonine-protein kinase At4g27290 encodes MSNFLLAIAFCGLVCFSAGKDALLANRTLSDRQTLTSPNHDFELGFFSPGSSKNRFVGIWYKRKPEVVVWVANWNNPIIDSQGVVLRIARYGALVISRDGSILWSSNSSRVAASNLILWLLDTGNLVLAVDPTEENYIWQSFDYPRDTRLPGMFMVHSPAGKDKYLTSWTSSDDPSPGDFTCRIENKGLPQMVIRRGNVKIYRSGRGLHQRPDLLQHRFQGQDCHRQEQNISILVTARFLQGS; translated from the coding sequence ATGTCCAACTTCCTCTTAGCCATTGCTTTTTGTGGACTGGTCTGCTTCTCAGCCGGAAAAGATGCACTTCTGGCCAACAGGACGTTATCGGACAGGCAGACTTTGACCTCACCGAACCATGATTTCGAGCTCGGCTTCTTCTCTCCCGGCTCGTCCAAGAACAGGTTCGTGGGGATTTGGTACAAGAGGAAACCGGAAGTTGTCGTTTGGGTTGCAAACTGGAACAATCCAATCATAGATTCACAAGGCGTGGTGTTACGAATAGCAAGATATGGAGCATTAGTAATAAGTAGAGATGGAAGCATACTTTGGTCCTCCAATTCGTCAAGAGTGGCTGCGTCAAATCTGATCTTATGGCTCCTGGACACCGGAAACCTCGTTCTCGCAGTAGACCCAACGGAGGAAAACTACATATGGCAGAGTTTTGATTACCCGAGGGACACAAGGTTGCCGGGGATGTTCATGGTGCACAGCCCAGCAGGGAAGGATAAGTATTTGACTTCGTGGACGAGCTCCGACGATCCTTCACCTGGAGATTTCACCTGCAGGATAGAAAACAAAGGGTTACCTCAGATGGTGATTAGAAGGGGGAATGTGAAAATATACCGGAGCGGACGGGGTTTACATCAACGTCCCGACCTTCTACAACACCGTTTTCAAGGGCAAGATTGTCACAGACAAGAGCAGAATATATCGATCCTTGTAACAGCTCGATTCTTACAAGGCTCGTGA